From the Bacillota bacterium genome, one window contains:
- a CDS encoding phage portal protein encodes MSFWRRLFGKEEKRAFGLRDPDGWVPLMGWGTNAGITVTPETALTHPAVLGAVRLVAELTASLPLVVYERTDSGRRRAEDHPIYALMHEVPNPLMTPFTFKETVATSLLLYGNAYVLVQWGDTGIPVALWPLHPSKVQVEMPAGGPIIYQVTGANGQRTPYSPDDILHVPLLALDGIIGRSPVQLAREAIGAALAAEEHASGYFANAARPSGVLKTAGILTPEAAKRLRESWQAAYGHGKAGTAVLEDGIEFQPISGNAQESQLIESRQFAMRTIAAALRIPPHMLDPTARGTYANVETQSLEFLTFSLQPFLTRIEEAFTLKLFLPGERNRYFVEFLTDGLLRTDTRTRYMAYQIAIQSGFMTANEARQKENLPPLPEPPQNNPVRAIGVLETRADKKQIILARHKPQIEAIARRVIAREREDILAIVGKALGRRDIGQAETAIAEYYKQSGWIGNEFTPAFRELAAESNKEAASEVNASAWKDDELDNYIKGHAEAYAAKHAGISLATIQPALRLGAEAAILEALESILSDMEATRPGKIAALEVANIGNDAALETYRKAGITRITWQANASACEFCKRLSGKTVGIGEPFVNVGESIPGPAGDMSRKLTARQPRIRPPIHLGCECTLIPVRD; translated from the coding sequence CGTTCGGACTAAGGGACCCCGACGGCTGGGTGCCTCTTATGGGCTGGGGCACAAATGCCGGCATAACGGTAACCCCTGAGACAGCGCTGACACATCCGGCTGTCCTGGGCGCTGTGCGGCTAGTGGCGGAGCTTACGGCGTCCCTGCCCCTGGTAGTCTATGAGCGAACAGACAGCGGACGCAGGCGGGCTGAGGATCATCCAATATACGCATTGATGCACGAGGTCCCTAATCCGTTAATGACGCCTTTCACATTCAAGGAAACGGTTGCTACCAGCTTACTTCTATATGGCAATGCTTATGTGCTGGTGCAGTGGGGCGATACCGGTATACCAGTGGCGTTGTGGCCATTACACCCATCAAAGGTGCAGGTGGAAATGCCGGCAGGGGGCCCTATCATCTACCAGGTGACTGGCGCTAACGGGCAGCGGACCCCATACAGCCCTGACGACATTCTGCACGTGCCCTTGCTAGCGCTGGACGGGATCATAGGCCGGTCTCCCGTGCAGTTGGCGCGGGAAGCAATAGGCGCGGCGCTGGCTGCCGAAGAACATGCTTCGGGCTACTTCGCGAACGCGGCAAGGCCTTCTGGGGTGCTAAAGACTGCCGGCATCCTCACCCCCGAGGCTGCCAAGAGGCTGCGGGAGAGCTGGCAGGCTGCTTATGGACACGGCAAGGCCGGGACCGCGGTGTTGGAGGACGGGATCGAGTTTCAGCCAATAAGCGGGAACGCGCAAGAATCGCAGCTAATCGAATCCCGGCAATTCGCTATGAGGACCATAGCGGCGGCTTTAAGGATCCCTCCGCACATGCTGGACCCGACGGCGAGGGGCACTTACGCGAATGTCGAGACGCAAAGCCTGGAATTCCTGACGTTTAGCTTGCAGCCATTCCTGACGCGGATCGAAGAGGCCTTCACATTGAAGTTGTTCCTGCCAGGAGAACGGAACCGTTACTTTGTGGAATTCCTGACGGACGGGCTGTTAAGGACTGATACGCGAACACGGTACATGGCTTACCAGATAGCCATTCAGAGTGGATTCATGACCGCAAATGAGGCAAGGCAGAAGGAGAACCTACCACCATTGCCGGAACCCCCGCAGAATAACCCAGTGCGGGCTATAGGGGTCCTTGAGACGCGAGCCGATAAGAAGCAGATAATCCTGGCGAGACATAAGCCGCAGATCGAGGCGATAGCGCGTCGGGTGATAGCCAGGGAGCGGGAAGACATACTGGCCATAGTGGGAAAAGCACTTGGACGGCGGGATATAGGGCAGGCTGAGACCGCAATAGCTGAGTATTACAAGCAGTCTGGCTGGATAGGGAATGAGTTTACTCCTGCATTCCGGGAGCTTGCCGCAGAGAGCAATAAAGAGGCCGCCAGTGAAGTCAATGCTTCGGCATGGAAAGATGATGAGTTAGATAATTACATCAAAGGCCATGCTGAGGCATATGCGGCTAAGCACGCCGGAATAAGCCTGGCGACAATTCAGCCGGCGCTTCGGCTAGGGGCTGAGGCTGCCATATTGGAGGCCCTGGAGAGCATCCTATCTGACATGGAAGCTACGCGGCCCGGCAAGATCGCGGCGCTGGAGGTTGCCAATATCGGCAATGATGCAGCGCTGGAGACCTACCGAAAGGCTGGTATTACAAGGATAACCTGGCAGGCCAATGCCAGCGCGTGCGAATTCTGCAAGAGGCTGAGCGGAAAGACGGTAGGCATAGGTGAACCTTTCGTGAATGTGGGCGAATCCATCCCTGGCCCGGCGGGGGACATGAGCAGGAAGCTGACGGCAAGGCAGCCAAGGATAAGACCGCCGATTCATCTTGGCTGTGAATGCACTTTAATTCCAGTTAGGGACTAG
- a CDS encoding phage major capsid protein has protein sequence MKRRLLETRGSEPEELELRNFEMRLAGDDNQPVLTGYAAVFNQDSTGLFFSERIRPGAFKRSLEAKQDVLALVDHDRAKVIGRVSNGTLSLREDDKGLLVEIRPNMETTFGRDVVANVKRRDITNMSFGFIAKKDAWTPDKTGKNVAREIIEADLREVSIVSMPAYAGTSIQKREEELDMTKKERELRQKLAGLKERHSAILGKDNLTDEERAEQLSLAKEIRSIEAQIAEIAKEAPAEAPAAAPVAVVPAPASDEQRAFNVYLRTGETRALNVGTDAGGGVLAPQGFIAEVLRARQETAVMRRVARVIGPVNSAQVEIPRSLTGVTATWLAENAAIVPGDPSFDKLTFTLHKMGALTQVSNELLADSGINVEALLSQLFGEALAKLEDAAFFNGNVAGQPKGILQDANIQTVAAAAGAAVSVDDILNLYDAVPPQYQGTAVWVMNPATMSLLRKLKDTAGRLMLTSDLTGPAPITLLGRPVYLSSNMPAVALNAKSILFGDLRDAYIIVDHANLGVQRSADRYFEADQVAFRVIARVDGQVALPEAVRILKQPAA, from the coding sequence ATGAAGAGACGGCTCTTGGAGACCAGGGGCAGCGAACCGGAGGAGCTGGAGCTGCGGAACTTTGAGATGCGGCTGGCCGGCGATGATAATCAACCCGTGCTGACCGGCTATGCTGCGGTATTCAACCAAGATAGCACGGGATTGTTCTTCTCTGAGCGTATCAGGCCAGGCGCATTCAAGCGGAGCCTCGAAGCGAAGCAGGATGTCCTGGCGCTGGTAGACCACGACCGAGCAAAAGTGATAGGCCGGGTGAGCAATGGGACCCTATCCCTGCGCGAGGATGATAAAGGCCTTCTGGTGGAAATACGGCCAAACATGGAGACCACCTTTGGCCGTGACGTAGTGGCCAATGTCAAACGGCGGGACATTACGAACATGTCGTTCGGCTTTATCGCCAAAAAGGACGCATGGACCCCAGACAAGACCGGCAAGAATGTCGCCCGTGAGATCATCGAGGCCGATCTGCGGGAAGTATCCATAGTTAGTATGCCGGCATACGCCGGAACATCTATACAGAAACGTGAGGAGGAATTGGACATGACGAAGAAAGAGCGGGAACTCCGCCAGAAGCTGGCGGGACTGAAGGAGCGGCATAGTGCCATACTGGGAAAGGACAATCTGACCGATGAGGAGCGCGCGGAGCAGCTATCCCTGGCCAAGGAGATCCGGAGCATAGAGGCGCAGATCGCGGAGATAGCGAAGGAGGCCCCTGCTGAGGCCCCTGCGGCTGCCCCTGTTGCTGTGGTCCCTGCGCCTGCTTCTGATGAGCAGCGGGCATTTAACGTGTATCTTCGTACGGGTGAGACGCGGGCCCTGAACGTCGGGACGGATGCTGGCGGCGGCGTGTTGGCCCCCCAGGGATTCATAGCTGAGGTGCTCCGTGCCAGACAGGAAACGGCTGTTATGCGGCGCGTGGCCCGTGTCATTGGCCCGGTAAATTCGGCGCAGGTGGAGATACCGCGGAGCCTTACCGGTGTTACCGCGACCTGGCTTGCCGAGAATGCGGCTATCGTGCCTGGAGATCCTAGCTTCGACAAGCTGACCTTCACGCTTCACAAGATGGGGGCCCTGACCCAAGTTAGCAATGAGCTCCTGGCCGACAGCGGAATAAATGTGGAGGCCCTGCTTTCGCAGTTATTCGGCGAGGCCTTAGCGAAACTGGAGGATGCAGCGTTTTTCAATGGCAATGTCGCAGGACAGCCAAAGGGAATCCTGCAGGATGCCAACATTCAGACCGTAGCGGCTGCAGCTGGTGCAGCGGTGAGTGTGGACGACATACTGAACCTCTATGATGCAGTGCCCCCGCAATATCAGGGGACCGCTGTATGGGTGATGAATCCTGCTACTATGAGTCTACTTCGCAAGCTGAAGGATACTGCTGGTAGACTGATGCTGACCTCCGACTTGACCGGTCCGGCGCCAATAACCCTGCTTGGCAGGCCGGTATACCTGAGCTCCAACATGCCGGCGGTGGCGCTCAATGCGAAGAGCATCCTCTTCGGGGACCTTCGCGACGCCTATATAATCGTGGACCATGCGAATCTAGGCGTGCAGCGGAGCGCAGACCGGTACTTCGAGGCTGACCAGGTGGCATTCCGGGTGATAGCCCGTGTAGACGGCCAGGTGGCGCTGCCGGAAGCTGTGCGCATCCTCAAACAACCTGCGGCGTAA